In Variovorax paradoxus, a single genomic region encodes these proteins:
- a CDS encoding PilT/PilU family type 4a pilus ATPase, which translates to MERDQASQFINDLLKLMVSRAGSDLFITADFPPAIKVDGKVTKVSQQALGAQHTLALTRSIMNDRQTAEFERTKECNFAISPTGIGRFRVNAFVQQGKVGMVLRTIPAKLPTIDDLGMPQVLKEVTMSKRGLCILVGATGSGKSTTLAAMIDWRNENSFGHIVTVEDPVEFVHPHKNCVVTQREVGIDTDSWEAALKNTLRQAPDVILMGEIRDRETMEHAVAFAETGHLCMATLHANSANQALDRIINFFPEERRAQLLMDLSLNLRSLVSQRLVPTEDGLGRVAAFEVLLNTPLISDLIFKGEVGEIKEIMKKSRNLGMQTFDQALFDLFESHSITFEDAIRNADSANDLRLQIKLNSQRARSSDLAAGTEHFAIV; encoded by the coding sequence GCGCCGGCAGCGACCTGTTCATCACCGCCGACTTCCCGCCGGCCATCAAGGTCGACGGCAAGGTGACCAAGGTGTCGCAGCAGGCGCTGGGCGCGCAGCACACGCTGGCGCTCACGCGCTCGATCATGAACGACCGCCAGACGGCGGAATTCGAGCGCACCAAGGAGTGCAACTTCGCGATCTCGCCGACCGGCATCGGCCGCTTCCGCGTGAACGCGTTCGTGCAGCAGGGCAAGGTCGGCATGGTGCTGCGGACCATTCCCGCCAAGCTGCCGACCATCGACGACCTGGGCATGCCGCAGGTGCTCAAGGAAGTGACGATGAGCAAGCGCGGCCTGTGCATCCTGGTGGGTGCCACCGGCTCGGGCAAGTCGACCACGCTGGCCGCGATGATCGACTGGCGCAACGAAAATTCGTTCGGCCACATCGTGACGGTGGAAGACCCGGTGGAGTTCGTGCACCCGCACAAGAACTGCGTGGTGACGCAGCGCGAAGTGGGCATCGACACCGACAGCTGGGAAGCCGCGCTGAAGAACACGCTGCGCCAGGCACCCGACGTGATCCTGATGGGCGAAATCCGCGACCGCGAGACCATGGAGCACGCCGTGGCCTTCGCCGAGACCGGCCACCTGTGCATGGCCACGCTGCACGCCAACAGCGCCAACCAGGCACTGGACCGCATCATCAACTTCTTCCCCGAAGAGCGCCGCGCGCAGCTGCTGATGGACCTGTCGCTGAACCTGCGCTCGCTGGTGTCGCAGCGGCTGGTGCCAACCGAAGACGGCCTGGGCCGCGTGGCGGCTTTCGAAGTGCTGCTGAACACGCCGCTGATTTCCGACCTGATCTTCAAGGGCGAGGTGGGCGAGATCAAGGAAATCATGAAGAAGAGCCGCAACCTGGGCATGCAGACCTTCGACCAGGCGCTGTTCGACCTGTTCGAGAGCCACTCGATCACTTTCGAGGACGCGATCCGCAACGCCGATTCGGCCAACGACCTGCGGCTGCAGATCAAGCTCAACAGCCAGCGCGCGCGCAGCAGCGACCTCGCTGCCGGCACCGAGCACTTCGCGATCGTCTAG
- a CDS encoding MFS transporter has translation MSSPALAWPSRGNAAVALLPWAIGLVTAIDYFDNALFAFFASYIAGGVNASPDELVWASSAYALGAVLGILHQHAWVERLGYRRYLAVCMFAFALGGVGAALCDSSMQLTAARAVQGYFVGPMLGACRILIQIGIAPARRAQALKAFMVLIVFGGALAPIAGAFLVTNFDWRWLFACTAPAAALIGLLVLWTLPDIGDVAPHERTEPHYIAYVVFALAQAALQVVLTRSHFELFTGSPALIGLTLAGVAGLAWFGWQQWRHPAPLVRLHALRNASFRVGLALYVVYYYLSTGFSYLLPRMMEGGLGFTVGNTGYFTGAASLATGLLVFVYLKYSARLTRKKWLIVAGFGIAALAAWWLSRVTPQAGREALLGPLLLRGLLMLFVVLPVANLTFRPFAAEEFAHGYRLKNLVRQLAISFATSSVIALQQHRLALHEVRLGESANPANASFMQALESLTHGFAAAGHAAGEAHAMALGTLYRTLEQQATFMASLDGFTAMAVIALAAGVFAAWQKTID, from the coding sequence ATGAGCTCCCCGGCCCTGGCGTGGCCTTCGCGCGGCAATGCCGCGGTCGCGCTGCTGCCCTGGGCCATCGGCCTCGTCACGGCCATCGACTACTTCGACAACGCGCTGTTCGCCTTCTTCGCGAGCTACATCGCCGGCGGCGTCAACGCCTCGCCCGACGAACTCGTGTGGGCCTCCAGCGCCTATGCGCTGGGCGCGGTGCTCGGCATCCTGCACCAGCATGCGTGGGTCGAGCGGCTGGGCTATCGGCGCTACCTCGCGGTCTGCATGTTCGCCTTCGCGCTGGGCGGCGTGGGCGCCGCGCTCTGCGACAGCTCCATGCAGCTGACGGCCGCGCGCGCGGTGCAAGGCTATTTCGTCGGGCCGATGCTCGGCGCCTGCCGCATCCTGATCCAGATCGGCATCGCGCCCGCGCGCCGTGCCCAGGCGCTGAAGGCCTTCATGGTGCTGATCGTGTTCGGCGGCGCGCTGGCGCCCATTGCCGGCGCCTTCCTGGTCACCAACTTCGACTGGCGCTGGCTGTTCGCCTGCACCGCACCGGCCGCCGCGCTGATCGGCCTGCTGGTGCTCTGGACGCTGCCCGATATCGGCGATGTCGCGCCGCACGAGCGCACCGAGCCGCACTACATCGCCTACGTGGTGTTCGCGCTCGCGCAGGCCGCGCTGCAGGTGGTGCTGACGCGCTCGCACTTCGAGCTGTTCACCGGCTCGCCCGCGCTGATCGGGCTCACGCTCGCCGGCGTGGCGGGGCTCGCATGGTTCGGCTGGCAGCAGTGGCGGCACCCGGCGCCGCTGGTGCGGCTGCATGCGCTGCGCAACGCGTCGTTTCGCGTGGGGCTCGCGCTCTACGTCGTCTATTACTACCTCTCCACGGGCTTCAGCTACCTGCTGCCGCGCATGATGGAAGGCGGGCTCGGCTTCACGGTGGGCAACACGGGCTACTTCACCGGCGCCGCCTCGCTCGCGACGGGGCTGCTGGTGTTCGTCTACCTGAAGTACTCGGCGCGGCTGACGCGCAAGAAGTGGCTCATCGTCGCGGGCTTCGGCATCGCGGCGCTGGCGGCCTGGTGGTTGTCGCGCGTCACGCCGCAGGCGGGGCGCGAGGCCCTGCTGGGGCCGCTGCTGTTGCGCGGCCTGCTGATGCTGTTCGTGGTGCTGCCCGTCGCCAACCTCACCTTCAGGCCCTTCGCGGCGGAAGAGTTCGCGCACGGCTACCGGCTCAAGAACCTGGTGCGCCAGCTGGCGATTTCATTCGCCACGTCGAGCGTGATCGCGCTGCAGCAGCACCGGCTGGCGCTGCACGAAGTGCGCCTCGGCGAATCGGCCAACCCCGCGAACGCCAGCTTCATGCAGGCGCTGGAGTCGCTGACCCACGGTTTCGCGGCAGCCGGCCATGCGGCGGGCGAGGCGCATGCGATGGCGTTGGGCACGCTCTACCGAACGCTCGAGCAGCAGGCCACGTTCATGGCCTCGCTCGACGGTTTCACCGCGATGGCGGTGATTGCGCTGGCCGCGGGCGTGTTCGCGGCGTGGCAGAAGACGATCGACTAG
- a CDS encoding MerR family transcriptional regulator yields the protein MTTPNSARTITVRDAAARLEVTPRTLKYYEERGIVVPVRSEGGYRLYEQADLDKLARVLRMRSLGFSLTAITTMLQQPMEAPAEGGRPRLSNASLKTLRETLTGQLSTLDARVAQVRRELKEAASLQAQLRRDLDYVERRLAGEPVEEALEQRRKERPVS from the coding sequence ATGACCACGCCGAACTCCGCCAGGACCATCACCGTGCGCGATGCCGCGGCCCGGCTCGAGGTCACGCCGCGCACGCTCAAGTACTACGAAGAACGGGGCATCGTGGTGCCGGTGCGCAGCGAAGGCGGCTACCGCCTCTACGAGCAGGCCGACCTCGACAAGCTGGCGCGCGTGCTGCGCATGCGCTCGCTGGGCTTCTCGCTCACGGCCATCACCACCATGCTGCAGCAGCCCATGGAGGCGCCGGCCGAAGGCGGCCGTCCGCGCCTGTCGAACGCGTCGCTCAAGACCCTGCGCGAAACCCTCACCGGGCAGCTCTCCACGCTCGACGCGCGCGTGGCCCAGGTGCGCCGCGAGCTCAAGGAGGCCGCCTCGCTGCAGGCGCAGTTGCGGCGCGACCTCGACTACGTGGAGCGCCGCCTCGCCGGCGAGCCTGTGGAAGAGGCGCTGGAGCAACGCCGCAAGGAGCGGCCGGTGTCATGA
- a CDS encoding NAD(P)-dependent oxidoreductase encodes MSSINTRTYESVPAQTVAFLGLGVMGGPMAGHLAKAGHAVTVYNRTPAKSQAWAAEFGAPGRHAPTPREAAAGADIVFCCVGNDDDLRSVVLGDDGAFAGMKKGAAFVDHTTASADVARELSKAAQALGLHFIDAPVSGGQAGAQNGALTVMCGGDAAVFERIKPVAMAFSRAVTLLGESGAGQLAKMVNQIAIAGLVQGLSEAIAFGQRAGLDMEAVLGVISKGAAQSWQMENRGKTMIDGKFDYGFAVDWMRKDLGLVLDEAKRNGARVPVTALVDQFYADVQQAGGRRWDTSSLITRLK; translated from the coding sequence ATGAGCAGCATCAACACCCGCACCTACGAATCCGTCCCTGCGCAGACCGTCGCCTTCCTGGGCCTCGGCGTCATGGGCGGCCCCATGGCCGGCCACCTGGCCAAGGCCGGCCACGCCGTCACGGTCTACAACCGCACGCCCGCCAAGTCGCAGGCCTGGGCCGCCGAATTCGGCGCGCCCGGCCGCCATGCCCCCACGCCGCGCGAAGCGGCCGCCGGCGCCGACATCGTGTTCTGCTGCGTCGGCAACGACGACGACCTGCGCTCGGTGGTGCTGGGCGACGACGGCGCCTTCGCGGGCATGAAGAAGGGCGCGGCCTTCGTCGACCACACCACGGCCTCGGCCGACGTGGCGCGCGAACTGTCGAAAGCGGCGCAGGCGCTGGGCCTGCACTTCATCGACGCGCCCGTCTCGGGCGGCCAGGCCGGCGCGCAGAACGGCGCGCTCACCGTCATGTGCGGCGGCGACGCGGCCGTGTTCGAGCGCATCAAGCCGGTGGCCATGGCGTTCTCGCGCGCGGTCACGCTGCTGGGCGAAAGCGGCGCCGGCCAGCTCGCGAAGATGGTCAACCAGATCGCCATCGCGGGGCTGGTGCAGGGCCTGTCCGAAGCCATTGCCTTCGGCCAGCGCGCCGGGCTCGACATGGAAGCCGTGCTGGGCGTCATCAGCAAGGGCGCGGCCCAGAGCTGGCAGATGGAAAACCGCGGCAAGACCATGATCGACGGCAAGTTCGACTACGGCTTCGCGGTCGACTGGATGCGCAAGGACCTGGGCCTGGTGCTGGACGAAGCCAAGCGCAACGGTGCGCGCGTGCCGGTGACGGCGCTGGTCGACCAGTTCTACGCCGACGTGCAGCAGGCCGGCGGGCGGCGCTGGGACACCTCGAGCCTCATCACTCGCCTCAAATAA
- a CDS encoding BON domain-containing protein, which yields MTLATMKTTPTRRFAIALTLGAALVAGLSACVPLVVGGAAVVGVGMVATDRRSSGAQLDDQGIELRAAARVRDIANDQMYVSVTSYNRQVLLTGAVGSDADRRRVEDEVSRVVNVRSVVNELTVGSSSTFQDRSNDLYITGKVKASLLDAKDIFANSFKVVTERGVVYLMGIATRRETDRATEITRGVTGVVKVVRVVEVVSEADLAASQAANQAAAQRGGQGPAPVTSATPSTPSSTVVPASSSSSSSRVPLPPMDPLPASGATTAPIR from the coding sequence ATGACCCTCGCAACCATGAAAACGACACCGACCCGACGTTTCGCCATCGCACTCACTCTGGGGGCCGCGCTGGTCGCGGGGCTTTCCGCCTGTGTGCCGCTGGTGGTGGGCGGCGCTGCCGTGGTGGGCGTGGGCATGGTGGCGACCGACCGCCGCAGCTCCGGCGCGCAACTGGACGACCAGGGCATCGAGCTTCGCGCCGCGGCCCGCGTGCGCGACATCGCCAACGACCAGATGTACGTGAGCGTCACCAGCTACAACCGCCAGGTGCTGCTGACCGGCGCCGTGGGCAGCGACGCCGACCGCCGCCGCGTCGAGGACGAGGTGAGCCGCGTCGTCAACGTGCGCTCGGTGGTCAACGAGCTGACCGTGGGCAGCTCGAGCACCTTCCAGGACCGCTCGAACGACCTGTACATCACCGGCAAGGTGAAGGCCTCGCTGCTCGACGCCAAGGACATCTTCGCCAATTCGTTCAAGGTGGTGACGGAGCGCGGCGTGGTCTACCTGATGGGCATCGCCACCCGCCGCGAGACCGACCGCGCCACCGAAATCACGCGTGGCGTGACGGGTGTGGTGAAGGTGGTGCGCGTGGTCGAAGTCGTGTCCGAAGCCGACTTGGCCGCCAGCCAGGCTGCGAACCAGGCCGCGGCCCAGCGCGGCGGCCAGGGCCCCGCGCCGGTGACGTCGGCCACGCCGTCGACGCCTTCGTCGACCGTGGTGCCGGCTTCTTCTTCGTCGTCCTCGTCGCGCGTGCCGCTGCCGCCGATGGACCCGCTGCCCGCCAGCGGCGCGACGACCGCGCCGATCCGCTGA
- a CDS encoding SIS domain-containing protein, giving the protein MLEQRIQQHFIDSADLKYQTGPVLSKPISQAMQAILACVTSGGKVLACGAGVSGLLAAQFAAQFVGRFERERPELGAIALPGDTTDPNADSASAIDADRFARQVRALGQAGDVLLALSASGQSAAVLAAVTAAHERDMTVVALLGNAVSGAPSAPGAGGSGTGGVIGRALRETDVQISVPHERAARIHEVHLLALHCLCDGVDAQLLGEQEVSP; this is encoded by the coding sequence ATGCTCGAGCAACGGATTCAGCAGCACTTCATTGACAGTGCCGACCTCAAATATCAGACCGGACCGGTCCTCAGCAAACCCATCTCGCAGGCGATGCAGGCCATCCTGGCCTGCGTGACCAGCGGCGGCAAGGTGCTTGCCTGCGGCGCCGGTGTGTCGGGGCTGCTGGCGGCCCAGTTCGCCGCGCAGTTCGTGGGCCGCTTCGAACGCGAGCGGCCCGAGCTCGGTGCCATCGCGCTGCCCGGCGACACCACCGACCCGAATGCCGACAGCGCCAGTGCCATCGACGCCGACCGCTTCGCGCGCCAGGTGCGCGCGCTCGGCCAGGCCGGCGACGTGCTGCTCGCGCTGAGCGCCAGCGGCCAGTCGGCGGCGGTGCTCGCGGCCGTGACGGCGGCGCACGAGCGCGACATGACCGTGGTCGCGCTGCTGGGCAATGCCGTGTCGGGTGCGCCTTCGGCGCCGGGCGCGGGCGGCAGCGGCACCGGCGGTGTCATCGGCCGAGCGCTGCGCGAAACCGACGTCCAGATCAGCGTGCCGCACGAGCGTGCGGCGCGCATCCACGAAGTCCACCTGCTCGCGCTGCATTGCCTGTGCGACGGTGTGGATGCCCAGTTACTCGGAGAACAGGAAGTTTCCCCATGA
- a CDS encoding YraN family protein, which yields MKTDTTTKHRGDAAEDAALDHLQDAGLVLVARNYRTPGRGGGEIDLIMRDPRDQTLVFVEVRQRSTGAHGGAGGSITGLKQRRIVFAARHYLNQLRTLPPCRFDVVLVEEKITWLQAAFDAA from the coding sequence ATGAAGACCGACACCACAACGAAGCATCGCGGCGATGCGGCGGAAGACGCCGCGCTCGACCATCTGCAGGACGCCGGCCTGGTGCTGGTCGCGCGCAATTATCGGACGCCCGGGCGCGGCGGCGGCGAGATCGACCTGATCATGCGCGATCCGCGCGACCAGACGCTGGTGTTCGTCGAAGTCCGACAGCGCAGCACCGGCGCGCACGGCGGCGCGGGCGGCAGCATCACGGGCCTGAAGCAGCGGCGCATCGTGTTCGCCGCGCGGCACTACCTGAACCAATTGCGCACGCTGCCGCCGTGCCGTTTCGACGTGGTGCTGGTCGAGGAGAAAATCACCTGGCTTCAGGCCGCCTTCGATGCCGCCTGA
- the rsmI gene encoding 16S rRNA (cytidine(1402)-2'-O)-methyltransferase, which produces MASLAPASFGAALAAAHDAAGAQHYPQGTLYVVATPIGNLADITLRALHVLQLVDAIACEDTRHTQSLLRAYGIDRPGARLLAVHQHNEAEAAQTVVARLAQGERIAYVSDAGTPGVSDPGARLAAAVRAAGQRVLPLPGASSVTTLVGAAGLVADGGDGNASSAFVFAGFLPSKAGERDTAVQALSQEPRAVVLLEAPHRIESLARALATLGERRITVGRELTKQFEEIATVAASALPDWFGADRDRTRGEFALVLHPVAVSGDGGAEGERVLRLLLEELPVKTAVKLAAEISGSPRNTLYELALRIRNGAEET; this is translated from the coding sequence TTGGCTTCACTCGCCCCTGCTTCTTTCGGCGCCGCCCTCGCGGCCGCGCACGACGCCGCGGGTGCGCAGCATTATCCGCAAGGCACCCTTTACGTGGTCGCCACGCCGATCGGCAACCTGGCCGACATCACCTTGCGCGCTCTGCATGTGCTGCAGCTGGTCGACGCGATCGCCTGCGAAGACACGCGCCACACCCAGAGCCTGCTGCGCGCCTACGGCATCGACCGCCCCGGCGCACGGCTGCTCGCGGTGCACCAGCACAACGAGGCCGAGGCCGCGCAGACAGTGGTCGCGCGGCTTGCGCAAGGTGAGCGCATCGCCTACGTCAGCGACGCCGGCACGCCCGGCGTGAGCGACCCCGGCGCCCGGCTCGCCGCCGCCGTGCGCGCGGCAGGCCAACGCGTGCTGCCGCTGCCCGGTGCCAGCAGCGTGACCACGCTGGTCGGCGCGGCGGGCCTGGTGGCCGACGGCGGCGACGGCAATGCCAGCAGCGCCTTCGTGTTCGCCGGCTTCCTGCCGAGCAAGGCCGGCGAACGCGACACGGCCGTGCAGGCGCTGTCGCAGGAGCCGCGCGCCGTGGTGCTGCTGGAGGCGCCGCACCGCATCGAGAGCCTGGCGCGCGCGCTCGCGACGCTGGGCGAGCGCCGTATCACCGTGGGCCGCGAACTGACCAAGCAGTTCGAGGAAATCGCAACCGTGGCCGCCAGCGCCCTGCCCGACTGGTTCGGCGCCGACCGCGACCGCACGCGCGGCGAGTTCGCGCTGGTGCTGCATCCTGTGGCGGTGAGCGGCGACGGCGGAGCCGAGGGCGAGCGGGTCCTGAGGCTGCTGCTGGAAGAACTGCCTGTGAAGACGGCGGTGAAGCTGGCCGCCGAGATAAGCGGTTCGCCGCGCAACACCTTGTATGAATTGGCGCTGCGGATTCGCAACGGGGCGGAAGAAACCTAG
- a CDS encoding RNA 2'-phosphotransferase, with product MTPEGASKFIAYVLRHAPESVGLRLDAEGWADIDALVAGAVAGGRDLSRAEVLNAIDSGAKKRYELSADGRRIRALQGHSTPQVSRSFEAVVPPALLFHGTATRFLDAIRAQGLLPGTRQHVHLSADEATAVQVGRRHGKVHVLVVDAGGMHALGHAFHCAENGVWLTASVPPEFLSG from the coding sequence ATGACGCCCGAGGGCGCGAGCAAGTTCATCGCCTACGTGCTGCGCCACGCGCCCGAATCGGTTGGCCTGCGGCTCGATGCGGAAGGCTGGGCCGATATCGATGCACTGGTGGCGGGCGCGGTGGCCGGCGGGCGCGACCTCTCGCGCGCCGAGGTCTTGAATGCCATCGATTCGGGCGCCAAGAAGCGCTACGAGCTGTCTGCCGACGGGCGGCGCATCCGTGCCCTGCAGGGCCACTCGACACCGCAAGTCAGCCGCAGCTTCGAGGCAGTGGTGCCGCCGGCATTGCTCTTTCACGGCACGGCCACGCGCTTTCTGGACGCGATCCGCGCGCAAGGGCTCTTGCCGGGCACCCGGCAGCACGTGCATCTGTCGGCCGACGAGGCCACGGCGGTGCAGGTCGGACGACGGCATGGCAAGGTGCATGTGCTCGTGGTCGACGCCGGTGGAATGCATGCGCTGGGGCATGCCTTTCACTGCGCAGAGAATGGTGTCTGGCTGACGGCCAGCGTGCCGCCGGAGTTCCTGTCGGGCTAG
- a CDS encoding LysR family transcriptional regulator yields MEIPRTNLDALQSFAVFADTLNFSEAARLLHISQPALHAKVRKLAEQLDTKLYMRVGGALELTSVGEQVARHARELLTLNQRFVKGLAEGRDQPVATLAAGEGAYLYLLGKALSQFSGPGASPHLQLLTRNRDEAIQAVRAGQAQLGIAPLGTVPADLTAVRLTVVGQVLVVPRTHALASRKSVRLRDLKDAQLIVPPAGRPHRELLGRLLQAESVPWQPSLEANGWELMLRFAQLGFGLAVVNACCRIPKGLVAIPLQGYPALEYHVFHTADRPPAPHVRRLMDALLAHRDHWKSAP; encoded by the coding sequence ATGGAAATTCCCCGCACCAATCTCGACGCGCTGCAGTCGTTCGCGGTGTTCGCCGACACGCTGAACTTCAGCGAGGCGGCGCGCCTGCTGCACATCAGCCAGCCGGCCCTGCATGCGAAAGTGCGCAAGCTGGCCGAGCAACTCGACACGAAGCTCTACATGCGGGTCGGCGGCGCGCTCGAACTCACCAGCGTGGGCGAGCAAGTGGCGCGGCATGCGCGGGAGCTGCTCACGCTCAACCAGCGCTTCGTGAAGGGCCTGGCCGAAGGGCGTGACCAGCCGGTCGCCACGCTGGCCGCGGGAGAGGGCGCTTACCTCTATCTGCTGGGCAAGGCGCTGTCGCAGTTCTCGGGGCCCGGCGCCTCACCGCATCTGCAGCTGCTCACGCGCAACCGGGACGAAGCCATCCAGGCGGTACGGGCCGGACAGGCGCAACTCGGCATTGCGCCGCTGGGCACCGTGCCGGCGGACCTCACGGCGGTGCGTCTTACGGTCGTGGGACAGGTGCTGGTCGTGCCGCGTACGCACGCCCTGGCTTCGCGCAAATCGGTACGGCTGAGGGACTTGAAGGACGCCCAGCTCATCGTGCCGCCGGCGGGGCGGCCGCACCGAGAGCTGCTCGGCCGGCTGCTGCAGGCCGAATCGGTGCCGTGGCAGCCCTCGCTCGAGGCCAACGGCTGGGAACTGATGCTCCGGTTCGCCCAATTGGGCTTCGGCCTCGCCGTGGTCAATGCCTGCTGCCGGATTCCCAAAGGGCTGGTGGCGATCCCGCTGCAGGGCTATCCGGCGCTCGAATACCATGTGTTCCACACCGCCGACCGGCCGCCGGCACCGCACGTGCGGCGGCTCATGGATGCTCTGCTGGCCCACCGCGACCACTGGAAGTCCGCGCCATGA
- a CDS encoding glutathione S-transferase, which produces MPYQLHYWPTIQGRGEFVRLALEAAGAEYVDVARLPESKGGGESALGRRLGDAGNARPAFAPPFLVDGDIVVGQTAAILLYLGPRLGLSGVGESDGLWTHQLQLTIADAVAEAHDTHHPISTGAYYEDQRDAAMQRAKAFREERIPKFLNWFEEVLQRNPAGSLHLVGDMLTYADLSLFQLVDGLRYAFPKATARALAATPAVEKLHGNVRRRQRVHDYLQSPRRIAFNENGIFRRYAELDG; this is translated from the coding sequence ATGCCATACCAACTGCATTACTGGCCCACCATCCAGGGCCGCGGTGAATTCGTGCGGCTTGCGCTCGAGGCGGCCGGCGCCGAGTACGTCGACGTGGCGCGGCTGCCCGAATCGAAGGGCGGGGGAGAGTCCGCGCTGGGCCGCCGCCTCGGCGATGCCGGCAACGCGCGTCCCGCGTTCGCGCCGCCCTTCCTGGTCGACGGCGACATCGTGGTCGGCCAGACCGCCGCGATCCTGCTGTACCTGGGGCCGCGGCTGGGGCTTTCGGGCGTGGGCGAATCCGACGGGCTGTGGACGCACCAATTGCAACTCACCATCGCCGACGCGGTGGCGGAGGCCCACGACACGCACCACCCGATCTCGACCGGCGCCTACTACGAAGACCAGCGCGACGCCGCCATGCAGCGCGCGAAGGCCTTTCGCGAAGAGCGCATCCCGAAGTTCCTGAACTGGTTCGAAGAGGTGCTGCAGCGCAACCCCGCGGGCAGCCTGCATCTGGTCGGCGACATGCTGACCTATGCGGACCTGTCGCTGTTCCAACTGGTGGATGGCCTGCGCTACGCGTTCCCCAAGGCCACGGCGCGCGCGCTGGCCGCAACGCCGGCGGTCGAGAAGCTGCATGGCAACGTCAGGCGCCGCCAACGCGTGCACGACTACCTGCAGAGCCCGCGCCGCATTGCGTTCAATGAGAACGGGATCTTCAGGCGCTATGCGGAGTTGGATGGCTAG
- a CDS encoding sulfite exporter TauE/SafE family protein yields MPTYRDGLVLNAQERFVSIYLMLAGFGCLAGVTTVLFGFGGGFVVVPLLYRALIAEHGADSATGQSAMHIAVATSTCVMIVSAMLATRRHQRAGTLDWAQVRPLLRPIGAGAVVGAAAAVAADGEFVRWAFIVYLGATILDCVFRPGFLAHTAPAVARPLSGQVATFGSFVIGLIAAFLGVGGSVMTVPLMRRRGAAMTHATAMANPLSLPIALAGTATYMGLAWNSAASLEGWHIGYVDVPAFAALVAGSLIGVRAAAPLIGRIPDRIHTWVYLGLLVAVLAGMVLR; encoded by the coding sequence ATGCCAACCTATCGTGACGGTCTTGTCCTCAATGCCCAGGAGCGTTTCGTGTCGATCTATCTCATGCTTGCCGGCTTCGGTTGCCTGGCGGGCGTCACCACCGTGCTGTTCGGTTTTGGCGGCGGCTTCGTCGTCGTTCCCTTGCTCTATCGGGCGCTGATCGCGGAACACGGCGCGGACAGCGCCACCGGCCAGTCCGCCATGCACATCGCCGTGGCCACCTCGACCTGCGTGATGATCGTCAGCGCCATGCTCGCGACGCGGCGGCACCAGCGCGCCGGCACGCTCGACTGGGCGCAGGTGCGTCCGCTGCTGCGGCCCATCGGCGCCGGCGCGGTGGTGGGGGCGGCAGCGGCCGTCGCGGCCGACGGCGAGTTCGTGCGCTGGGCCTTCATCGTGTACCTCGGCGCGACCATCCTCGATTGCGTGTTTCGGCCCGGCTTTCTGGCGCACACCGCGCCTGCCGTCGCGCGCCCGCTGTCGGGGCAGGTCGCGACCTTCGGCAGCTTCGTCATCGGGCTGATCGCCGCGTTCCTCGGCGTGGGCGGCAGCGTCATGACCGTGCCGCTGATGCGCCGCCGGGGCGCGGCCATGACGCATGCGACGGCCATGGCCAACCCTCTGTCGCTGCCCATCGCGTTGGCCGGCACCGCGACCTACATGGGGCTGGCATGGAACTCCGCCGCGTCGCTGGAAGGCTGGCACATCGGCTACGTGGACGTGCCCGCGTTCGCCGCGCTGGTGGCGGGTTCGCTGATCGGCGTGCGCGCGGCCGCGCCGCTGATCGGCCGCATTCCGGACCGCATCCACACCTGGGTCTACCTGGGCCTGCTGGTGGCCGTGCTGGCGGGCATGGTGCTGCGCTGA